The Salvia splendens isolate huo1 unplaced genomic scaffold, SspV2 ctg1151, whole genome shotgun sequence genome has a segment encoding these proteins:
- the LOC121788806 gene encoding probable serine/threonine-protein kinase PBL7 — protein sequence MGFSRNSCIDATEPPQFHVKTEALCGDQLLYDCESYELDDCEVKFKSLLHKMFWDFGLGCVIPRRQRRSSGKNEEKGGRGLDHNKAWLLAESGGCAAEEPHSVHSSFRFSLCSQVELESMAVNRSNSATVLMVNLNNGLLTDSKSEDLKWRRIESLERRISPLAHSLIRFSYSDILSATRNFSKGRVLGRGALSCVFRGRVGFMRRAVAIKRLERDDKESSKAFCRELMIASSLHNPHIVPLVGFCLDAEMGLFLVYKYVSGGSLERSLHGKKRGCPALPWPVRYKVAVGIAEAIDYLHNGTERCVVHRDIKPSNILVSSKKTPKLCDFGLATWTPAPSVPFLCKTVKGTFGYLAPEYFQHGKVSDKTDVYAFGVVLLELITGRKPIESSRGPGEENLVQWAKPLLQQGGVEKLLDPRLVFTLKSTSQVTRMARAAAACINIESRRPEMGEIVTILKGDESGALTRSKTLKNSMNDSHFELLRTKSEMKNHFALAMLGVDLDDEDSLDRR from the exons AAGATGTTCTGGGATTTCGGTCTGGGCTGTGTGATCCCCCGCCGCCAGCGGCGGAGCTCCGGCAAGAATGAGGAGAAGGGTGGGCGGGGTTTGGACCACAACAAGGCCTGGCTGCTGGCGGAGTCCGGCGGCTGCGCGGCGGAGGAGCCGCACTCGGTTCACTCCTCTTTCAGGTTCAGCTTGTGCTCTCAGGTTGAGCTGGAGTCCATGGCTGTGAATCGAAGCAACTCTGCCACAGTTTTGATGGTGAATTTGAATAATGGTTTGTTGACTGATTCTAAATCAGAAGATTTGAAATGGAGAAGAATTGAGTCTTTGGAGAGGAGAATTTCCCCCTTGGCTCATTCTCTGATTAGGTTCAGCTACTCTGATATCCTCTCTGCCACCAGAAATTTCTCCAAAG GTAGGGTGTTGGGGAGAGGGGCATTGAGCTGTGTGTTTAGAGGGAGAGTGGGATTCATGAGGCGTGCTGTGGCAATCAAGAGGTTGGAGAGGGACGATAAGGAGTCTTCCAAGGCGTTTTGCAGGGAATTGATGATTGCTAGCTCTTTGCATAACCCTCACATTGTTCCACTGGTAGGGTTCTGTTTAGATGCTGAGATGGGCTTGTTTTTGGTGTACAAGTACGTCTCCGGTGGAAGCTTGGAACGATCCTTGCACG GGAAGAAGAGGGGTTGTCCGGCTCTGCCATGGCCGGTTAGGTACAAGGTCGCAGTGGGGATTGCTGAGGCAATAGACTACTTGCACAATGGAACTGAAAGATGTGTTGTTCACAGGGACATAAAGCCCTCAAACATCCTCGTTTCCTCCAAGAAGACGCCCAAA TTGTGTGACTTTGGCTTGGCAACATGGACTCCTGCGCCTTCGGTGCCATTCCTTTGCAAAACCGTTAAAGGAACATTTGG GTACTTGGCTCCTGAATACTTCCAGCACGGGAAAGTGTCGGATAAAACTGACGTATATGCCTTTGGCGTCGTGCTGTTGGAACTCATCACTGGTAGGAAGCCGATTGAGTCCAGCAGAGGGCCGGGAGAAGAGAATCTGGTTCAGTGG GCAAAGCCCCTATTGCAGCAAGGAGGTGTAGAGAAACTGCTAGATCCGCGGCTAGTATTCACCCTGAAGAGCACGAGTCAAGTTACGCGCATGGCACGAGCTGCAGCCGCTTGCATAAACATCGAGTCGAGGAGGCCGGAGATGGGAGAGATTGTCACGATATTAAAAGGAGACGAATCCGGTGCCTTAACCAGAAGCAAGACTCTCAAGAATAGCATGAACGATTCTCACTTTGAGTTGCTGCGGACAAAGAGTGAAATGAAAAATCACTTCGCCTTGGCCATGCTCGGAGTTGATCTCGACGACGAAGACAGCCTTGATCGCCGGTGA
- the LOC121788808 gene encoding polcalcin Ole e 3-like yields MADDDPQDVADRERLFKHFDANGDGQISASELGDALKTLGCVTPEEVQNMMVEIDSDGDGFISYEEFTTFARANRGLVKDVAKIF; encoded by the coding sequence ATGGCCGATGATGATCCACAAGATGTAGCCGACCGCGAGCGGCTCTTCAAGCATTTCGACGCCAACGGTGACGGCCAGATCTCGGCCAGCGAGCTCGGCGACGCCCTCAAGACGCTGGGATGCGTCACCCCCGAAGAAGTCCAGAACATGATGGTCGAAATCGACTCTGATGGCGACGGCTTCATCTCCTACGAAGAGTTCACAACCTTCGCTCGTGCAAATAGGGGACTAGTCAAGGATGTGGCCAAGATATTCTAA